A window of the Gloeocapsa sp. DLM2.Bin57 genome harbors these coding sequences:
- a CDS encoding class I SAM-dependent methyltransferase has product MEDYQLLIDLHKSANRQGPGSDTETEKALDLSKIDRSAPLKIADIGCGTGASTLLLARLLKAQITAVDLLEDFLDILKGRAENLGLSEKITPLCCSMDNLPFEDAEYDLIWSEGGIYNIGFEKGVKDWNRYLKTGGLLVVSEITWITASRPLELQKYWQGEYSQIDIASSKISVLENNGYSPIGYFVLPEHCWLDNYYQPMQDSFKDFLNRNGNSKEARAIVEAENREIELYKKYKNYYSYGVYIAKKLS; this is encoded by the coding sequence GTGGAAGATTATCAACTTTTAATAGACCTTCATAAAAGTGCAAACAGACAGGGTCCAGGGAGTGATACAGAGACGGAAAAGGCTCTCGATCTGTCTAAGATAGACCGCTCCGCTCCATTAAAGATTGCCGATATAGGTTGCGGTACGGGGGCTTCCACCCTATTGCTCGCCCGTCTCTTGAAAGCTCAGATTACAGCAGTGGATCTCCTTGAAGACTTTCTGGACATACTTAAAGGTAGAGCCGAAAATTTGGGGCTTTCTGAAAAAATAACGCCTCTTTGCTGTTCAATGGACAATCTGCCCTTTGAAGATGCTGAATATGATCTTATCTGGTCTGAGGGTGGAATATATAATATCGGCTTTGAAAAGGGAGTAAAAGACTGGAATCGTTATCTAAAAACCGGCGGACTACTGGTAGTTTCAGAGATCACTTGGATTACAGCTTCCCGTCCCTTAGAACTGCAGAAATATTGGCAGGGCGAATATTCCCAAATCGATATAGCATCATCAAAAATCAGTGTACTTGAGAACAACGGTTATTCTCCGATTGGCTATTTTGTTTTACCAGAACATTGTTGGCTAGACAATTATTATCAGCCAATGCAGGATAGCTTCAAGGATTTTCTCAACCGAAACGGCAATAGTAAAGAAGCACGTGCAATAGTGGAAGCGGAAAATCGGGAAATTGAACTGTATAAGAAATATAAAAATTATTACAGCTATGGTGTATATATCGCCAAAAAGTTGAGTTAG